The sequence GCCATCTATGCTACCCCTCCAGTGCAGAAACACTAATATTATACCCTGTATACCTGAAAAATAAAAAAGGTGAAATGTTTCTTATATGAGAGATTATTCTAACGAATAGTACAGAAGGTAGAAAAAGTTCACTCCTATTTATATTGTTTGTTATCTAATGGGAATCATCTTTACTTTTATATTATTGTCAGTGATGGTAATGAGACAGAAATGGTGTACTTTTATACCAGGAGACGGATGGTCATAAAGTGGTGCTCCACCTCCTCCAGATACCACTTGAAGAATGCCATCCTGAATACTATTATGAAAACAATGGTCATGCCCAGCGAATATCGCATTTACTCCATTTTTTTTGAACAGAGTAAGTAATTGGTAAAAATTTTCTTTCTTCATATGGCTTTTGTGAATTACAGGAAATAAAGGTCTATGCATGCAGATGAATTTCATAGACGCATTTTTTTGTAATTCTTTTTCCAGCCATAACAATTGCTTATCTTCTATATTACCTTCATGTCCTATCTCTTCAGTATCCAGAATAATAAATAGACAATTTTTATATTCAAAACTATAATAGGTATTTCTTAATTTTTCTTTATATATATTTTCTATTTCTTTATGACCAGAAATCTCTTCATTTCCAACAACATTGTATACTGGAAAATATAATTGGTTGATACATTTTAAGTATTGATTTAATTGTAATTTGTAAATTAATGAACTGGAATTGGCTCTAACGATATCTCCGAGATTTATAGCAAAAGCGACTTCGTCTTTGTAACAATTCATCTCCTGAATCATTTTTTTGAAAACTTTTGGTTGAGATATACTTGAAGATGAATGTGCCCTATTATCTCCAAAAATAATAAACGAGAAATTCCTGATAGAAGTGGATGCAAAAGCAATGGCATATAGATAAAAAAATATTACAACATAAAGTTTTCTCATTGTATATATATCAATTCTTCCTCATTCCAGAAATTAAAATTGTATATATTTTACTCTAAATATCCCTTAGTTATCAATTTCGTGTTATCCCTTATAGAAAATCTCTCTGAAAAATGATTGAGTAAAACCTATATGCAAAAACCAAATTCTAACACTAAAGGGGGAGAAATGGAAAGACCTGTCGCAATCCCCTATGAGCGGGTCATGATTTTATTTAGATTGTAAATTTTTAAAGATAACATTATTCACTGTCAGAGTTTTCTTTTTCTGTGGGAAATGGAGGTAATCCTTTTCTCAAATTTGGTAATGCAATATTTATCACAAACAAAGGAGATTGATCTTTATAGATAGGATAATCTTTGTAAAATTTATCTATACATTCTTGTACTTGGTCATACCTCATTCCTTCCAGATCTTTAAGTATCTTATTACCTCTCTCAAATCCTAATACCATACCCATTTGTAAACCATCAAAATATCCTCTCACATATCCAAAACGATATGAGTTATTGTTTAATAAATATTCTTCTGTCTGCGTATATGTGATTGAATATCCCAAAGGAACTTTTATTACAGGTCTAATTGTGCCAGTTTCTGTTTCTTCTTTTGAGTTTAAAACTACACTAACTAAACCAATCAATAACAAAAGAATTAAACTAATTACAAATTT comes from bacterium and encodes:
- a CDS encoding metallophosphoesterase translates to MRKLYVVIFFYLYAIAFASTSIRNFSFIIFGDNRAHSSSSISQPKVFKKMIQEMNCYKDEVAFAINLGDIVRANSSSLIYKLQLNQYLKCINQLYFPVYNVVGNEEISGHKEIENIYKEKLRNTYYSFEYKNCLFIILDTEEIGHEGNIEDKQLLWLEKELQKNASMKFICMHRPLFPVIHKSHMKKENFYQLLTLFKKNGVNAIFAGHDHCFHNSIQDGILQVVSGGGGAPLYDHPSPGIKVHHFCLITITDNNIKVKMIPIR